One stretch of Armigeres subalbatus isolate Guangzhou_Male chromosome 2, GZ_Asu_2, whole genome shotgun sequence DNA includes these proteins:
- the LOC134213398 gene encoding anaphase-promoting complex subunit 11: MSRMKVTVKSWMGVAVWKWLANDDNCGICRMAFEGCCPDCSLPGDDCPLVWGSCSHCFHMHCIVKWLNSQANQQCPMCRQTWKFNDK; the protein is encoded by the exons ATGTCCAGAATGAAAGTTACCGTTAAAA GTTGGATGGGAGTCGCCGTGTGGAAATGGCTCGCCAACGATGACAACTGTGGTATCTGTCGGATGGCCTTCGAGGGCTGCTGTCCGGATTGCTCGCTGCCCGGAGACGATTGTCCTCTAGTTTGGGGATCCTGTTCGCATTGTTTCCACATGCACTGCATCGTAAAGTGGCTCAACTCGCAGGCAAATCAGCAGTGCCCGATGTGTCGCCAGACATGGAAGTTCAACGATAAGTAG